A region from the Chanodichthys erythropterus isolate Z2021 chromosome 5, ASM2448905v1, whole genome shotgun sequence genome encodes:
- the hif1aa gene encoding hypoxia inducible factor 1 subunit alpha a isoform X2, translating into MDSVAPGKKRVSSERRKEKSRDAARCRRGKESEVFYELARELPLPHSTTSNLDKASVMRLALSYLRLRKLLNTDVLNVETELDSQWNSSYLKALDGFLMVLSADGDIVYLSENVSKCLGLPQIDLTGHSVFEFTHPCDHEELREMLAHRNGLSKKAKDLHTNRSFLLRMKCTLTSRGRTVNVKSASWKVLRCSGHIHTADGVAKGVCEEKNVCSTYLVLICESIPHPANIEAPLDSRTFLSRHTLDMRFTYCDERITELLGFDPVDLLQHSVYEYYHALDSDHMTKTHHNLFVKGQVCTGQYRLLAKSGGFVWAETQATVIYNSKNSQPQCVVCVNYILSGIEQPKQILSLQQTNNKKIKQEQEEHQEESLGAEVTMAELKEKGKQRDGKEEEPVGEELNDSLKGEPEALTVVDPVLTLDITNTDSAISVLTDIPLYNDVMLPSSSVLLPLSPLSPPCSSLNDDDASTAHLQPDDFRFPQSSSSDSSRSQVDLPVDSELSDQLKPDHVERLFSMDMESKTHFNTQGVGLDLEMLAPYIPMDDDFQLRTVSPAQSMCSSPGSALELTPSSSRQTAPAIPAAPPVLVSSDTVQQNTRSTEQDNSREVIQDSDISSKCQTNPKLLKRKLETIPLSEAIRLGSVLQLVTDFPEKKIRKSDASSAEGIRHATILLLPSDVASRLLSRSSEGGAITMPLPQLTRYDCEVNAPVTGRQHLLQGEELLCALDLVI; encoded by the exons GGTGAGTTCAGAGCGAAGGAAGGAGAAATCCCGAGACGCAGCACGTTGTCGGAGAGGAAAAGAATCGGAGGTGTTTTATGAACTGGCCAGAGAACTGCCCCTCCCCCACAGCACCACCTCTAACCTGGATAAAGCATCAGTCATGAGACTTGCACTCAGTTACCTGCGTCTGCGTAAACTACTGAACACAG ATGTACTGAATGTGGAGACTGAATTGGACTCTCAGTGGAACAGTTCATATCTGAAAGCTCTGGATGGGTTTCTCATGGTTCTTTCTGCTGATGGTGACATTGTCTACCTGTCAGAGAATGTCAGCAAGTGTCTAGGCCTACCTCAG ATCGACCTAACTGGACACAGTGTGTTTGAGTTTACTCATCCATGTGATCATGAGGAGCTCAGAGAAATGCTGGCACACAGGAATG GTCTGTCCAAGAAAGCAAAGGACTTGCACACAAACAGAAGTTTTCTATTGAGGATGAAATGTACACTGACCAGCAGAGGGCGCACTGTCAATGTCAAATCTGCCTCCTGGAAG GTGCTGCGCTGTTCGGGCCATATCCACACAGCAGATGGTGTTGCGAAGGGTGtgtgtgaggaaaaaaatgtgtgCTCAACGTACCTGGTGCTTATCTGTGAGTCTATTCCCCACCCAGCAAACATTGAGGCTCCTCTGGATTCTAGAACGTTCCTCAGCCGCCACACTTTAGATATGCGCTTCACCTACTGCGATGAGAG gatCACAGAGCTGTTGGGTTTTGATCCAGTGGATCTGTTGCAGCATTCTGTGTATGAATACTATCATGCGCTGGATTCTGACCACATGACCAAAACGCACCACAACC TGTTTGTAAAGGGACAAGTGTGTACCGGACAGTACCGGCTGCTGGCTAAATCAGGAGGATTTGTTTGGGCCGAGACTCAGGCCACTGTGATCTATAACAGTAAAAACTCCCAGCCACAGTGTGTGGTCTGCGTCAACTACATCCTCAG TGGAATTGAACAGCCCAAACAAATCCTGTCCCTTCAGCAaaccaacaacaaaaaaataaaacaggaacAGGAAGAACACCAAGAGGAGTCCCTTGGGGCTGAAGTAACCATGGCTGAGTTAAAAGAGAAGGGAAAACAGAGGGATGGAAAGGAAGAAGAGCCTGTGGGTGAGGAGCTAAATGACAGCCTGAAGGGGGAACCAGAGGCTCTGACTGTGGTAGACCCTGTCCTCACACTGGATATCACCAACACAG ACTCAGCGATCTCTGTGCTGACAGATATTCCCCTCTACAACGATGTCATGTTGCCCTCTTCAAGTGTACTGCTACCCCTCTCACCCCTCTCACCTCCCTGTTCCTCCCTAAATGATGATGATGCCTCCACAGCCCATCTACAACCTGACGACTTCCGCTTCCCACAATCTTCGTCTTCTGATTCTTCCAGATCCCAG GTTGATCTCCCTGTGGATTCAGAATTAAGTGACCAGCTAAAACCAGATCACGTGGAGAGACTGTTTTCCATGGATATGGAGTCCAAGACACACTTTAATACACAG GGAGTGGGTTTGGATCTGGAGATGTTAGCTCCATACATTCCCATGGATGATGATTTCCAGCTGCGGACTGTTTCTCCAGCCCAGTCGATGTGTTCCAGCCCAGGTTCAGCACTAGAACTGACCCCCTCCAGCAGCAGGCAAACTGCCCCTGCTATCCCAGCAGCCCCTCCAGTCTTGGTGTCCAGTGACACCGTTCAGCAGAACACTAGATCCACAGAGCAGGACAACAGCAG AGAAGTTATTCAAGACAGTGATATTTCTTCTAAATGTCAGACCAACCCGAAGCTACTCAAGAGGAAACTTGAGACCATACCTCTGTCTGAAGCAATAAGGCTG GGGTCTGTGTTGCAGTTGGTGACTGATTTTCCCGAGAAAAAGATCAGAAAATCAGATGCTTCATCAGCAGAAGGGATTCGTCATGCCACGATACTGTTGCTGCCATCTG ATGTCGCCAGTAGATTGTTGAGCAGATCGTCAGAGGGTGGAGCCATAACTATGCCCCTCCCCCAGCTTACCCGTTACGACTGTGAGGTAAATGCGCCTGTGACTGGACGGCAGCACCTGTTACAGGGGGAGGAGCTACTGTGTGCCTTGGACCTAGTTATTTAA
- the hif1aa gene encoding hypoxia inducible factor 1 subunit alpha a isoform X1, with translation MDSVAPGKKRVSSERRKEKSRDAARCRRGKESEVFYELARELPLPHSTTSNLDKASVMRLALSYLRLRKLLNTDVLNVETELDSQWNSSYLKALDGFLMVLSADGDIVYLSENVSKCLGLPQIDLTGHSVFEFTHPCDHEELREMLAHRNGLSKKAKDLHTNRSFLLRMKCTLTSRGRTVNVKSASWKVLRCSGHIHTADGVAKGVCEEKNVCSTYLVLICESIPHPANIEAPLDSRTFLSRHTLDMRFTYCDERITELLGFDPVDLLQHSVYEYYHALDSDHMTKTHHNLFVKGQVCTGQYRLLAKSGGFVWAETQATVIYNSKNSQPQCVVCVNYILSGIEQPKQILSLQQTNNKKIKQEQEEHQEESLGAEVTMAELKEKGKQRDGKEEEPVGEELNDSLKGEPEALTVVDPVLTLDITNTDSAISVLTDIPLYNDVMLPSSSVLLPLSPLSPPCSSLNDDDASTAHLQPDDFRFPQSSSSDSSRSQVETSHHFIVDLPVDSELSDQLKPDHVERLFSMDMESKTHFNTQGVGLDLEMLAPYIPMDDDFQLRTVSPAQSMCSSPGSALELTPSSSRQTAPAIPAAPPVLVSSDTVQQNTRSTEQDNSREVIQDSDISSKCQTNPKLLKRKLETIPLSEAIRLGSVLQLVTDFPEKKIRKSDASSAEGIRHATILLLPSDVASRLLSRSSEGGAITMPLPQLTRYDCEVNAPVTGRQHLLQGEELLCALDLVI, from the exons GGTGAGTTCAGAGCGAAGGAAGGAGAAATCCCGAGACGCAGCACGTTGTCGGAGAGGAAAAGAATCGGAGGTGTTTTATGAACTGGCCAGAGAACTGCCCCTCCCCCACAGCACCACCTCTAACCTGGATAAAGCATCAGTCATGAGACTTGCACTCAGTTACCTGCGTCTGCGTAAACTACTGAACACAG ATGTACTGAATGTGGAGACTGAATTGGACTCTCAGTGGAACAGTTCATATCTGAAAGCTCTGGATGGGTTTCTCATGGTTCTTTCTGCTGATGGTGACATTGTCTACCTGTCAGAGAATGTCAGCAAGTGTCTAGGCCTACCTCAG ATCGACCTAACTGGACACAGTGTGTTTGAGTTTACTCATCCATGTGATCATGAGGAGCTCAGAGAAATGCTGGCACACAGGAATG GTCTGTCCAAGAAAGCAAAGGACTTGCACACAAACAGAAGTTTTCTATTGAGGATGAAATGTACACTGACCAGCAGAGGGCGCACTGTCAATGTCAAATCTGCCTCCTGGAAG GTGCTGCGCTGTTCGGGCCATATCCACACAGCAGATGGTGTTGCGAAGGGTGtgtgtgaggaaaaaaatgtgtgCTCAACGTACCTGGTGCTTATCTGTGAGTCTATTCCCCACCCAGCAAACATTGAGGCTCCTCTGGATTCTAGAACGTTCCTCAGCCGCCACACTTTAGATATGCGCTTCACCTACTGCGATGAGAG gatCACAGAGCTGTTGGGTTTTGATCCAGTGGATCTGTTGCAGCATTCTGTGTATGAATACTATCATGCGCTGGATTCTGACCACATGACCAAAACGCACCACAACC TGTTTGTAAAGGGACAAGTGTGTACCGGACAGTACCGGCTGCTGGCTAAATCAGGAGGATTTGTTTGGGCCGAGACTCAGGCCACTGTGATCTATAACAGTAAAAACTCCCAGCCACAGTGTGTGGTCTGCGTCAACTACATCCTCAG TGGAATTGAACAGCCCAAACAAATCCTGTCCCTTCAGCAaaccaacaacaaaaaaataaaacaggaacAGGAAGAACACCAAGAGGAGTCCCTTGGGGCTGAAGTAACCATGGCTGAGTTAAAAGAGAAGGGAAAACAGAGGGATGGAAAGGAAGAAGAGCCTGTGGGTGAGGAGCTAAATGACAGCCTGAAGGGGGAACCAGAGGCTCTGACTGTGGTAGACCCTGTCCTCACACTGGATATCACCAACACAG ACTCAGCGATCTCTGTGCTGACAGATATTCCCCTCTACAACGATGTCATGTTGCCCTCTTCAAGTGTACTGCTACCCCTCTCACCCCTCTCACCTCCCTGTTCCTCCCTAAATGATGATGATGCCTCCACAGCCCATCTACAACCTGACGACTTCCGCTTCCCACAATCTTCGTCTTCTGATTCTTCCAGATCCCAGGTGGAGACTAGTCACCATTTTATA GTTGATCTCCCTGTGGATTCAGAATTAAGTGACCAGCTAAAACCAGATCACGTGGAGAGACTGTTTTCCATGGATATGGAGTCCAAGACACACTTTAATACACAG GGAGTGGGTTTGGATCTGGAGATGTTAGCTCCATACATTCCCATGGATGATGATTTCCAGCTGCGGACTGTTTCTCCAGCCCAGTCGATGTGTTCCAGCCCAGGTTCAGCACTAGAACTGACCCCCTCCAGCAGCAGGCAAACTGCCCCTGCTATCCCAGCAGCCCCTCCAGTCTTGGTGTCCAGTGACACCGTTCAGCAGAACACTAGATCCACAGAGCAGGACAACAGCAG AGAAGTTATTCAAGACAGTGATATTTCTTCTAAATGTCAGACCAACCCGAAGCTACTCAAGAGGAAACTTGAGACCATACCTCTGTCTGAAGCAATAAGGCTG GGGTCTGTGTTGCAGTTGGTGACTGATTTTCCCGAGAAAAAGATCAGAAAATCAGATGCTTCATCAGCAGAAGGGATTCGTCATGCCACGATACTGTTGCTGCCATCTG ATGTCGCCAGTAGATTGTTGAGCAGATCGTCAGAGGGTGGAGCCATAACTATGCCCCTCCCCCAGCTTACCCGTTACGACTGTGAGGTAAATGCGCCTGTGACTGGACGGCAGCACCTGTTACAGGGGGAGGAGCTACTGTGTGCCTTGGACCTAGTTATTTAA
- the hif1aa gene encoding hypoxia inducible factor 1 subunit alpha a isoform X3 translates to MRLALSYLRLRKLLNTDVLNVETELDSQWNSSYLKALDGFLMVLSADGDIVYLSENVSKCLGLPQIDLTGHSVFEFTHPCDHEELREMLAHRNGLSKKAKDLHTNRSFLLRMKCTLTSRGRTVNVKSASWKVLRCSGHIHTADGVAKGVCEEKNVCSTYLVLICESIPHPANIEAPLDSRTFLSRHTLDMRFTYCDERITELLGFDPVDLLQHSVYEYYHALDSDHMTKTHHNLFVKGQVCTGQYRLLAKSGGFVWAETQATVIYNSKNSQPQCVVCVNYILSGIEQPKQILSLQQTNNKKIKQEQEEHQEESLGAEVTMAELKEKGKQRDGKEEEPVGEELNDSLKGEPEALTVVDPVLTLDITNTDSAISVLTDIPLYNDVMLPSSSVLLPLSPLSPPCSSLNDDDASTAHLQPDDFRFPQSSSSDSSRSQVETSHHFIVDLPVDSELSDQLKPDHVERLFSMDMESKTHFNTQGVGLDLEMLAPYIPMDDDFQLRTVSPAQSMCSSPGSALELTPSSSRQTAPAIPAAPPVLVSSDTVQQNTRSTEQDNSREVIQDSDISSKCQTNPKLLKRKLETIPLSEAIRLGSVLQLVTDFPEKKIRKSDASSAEGIRHATILLLPSDVASRLLSRSSEGGAITMPLPQLTRYDCEVNAPVTGRQHLLQGEELLCALDLVI, encoded by the exons ATGAGACTTGCACTCAGTTACCTGCGTCTGCGTAAACTACTGAACACAG ATGTACTGAATGTGGAGACTGAATTGGACTCTCAGTGGAACAGTTCATATCTGAAAGCTCTGGATGGGTTTCTCATGGTTCTTTCTGCTGATGGTGACATTGTCTACCTGTCAGAGAATGTCAGCAAGTGTCTAGGCCTACCTCAG ATCGACCTAACTGGACACAGTGTGTTTGAGTTTACTCATCCATGTGATCATGAGGAGCTCAGAGAAATGCTGGCACACAGGAATG GTCTGTCCAAGAAAGCAAAGGACTTGCACACAAACAGAAGTTTTCTATTGAGGATGAAATGTACACTGACCAGCAGAGGGCGCACTGTCAATGTCAAATCTGCCTCCTGGAAG GTGCTGCGCTGTTCGGGCCATATCCACACAGCAGATGGTGTTGCGAAGGGTGtgtgtgaggaaaaaaatgtgtgCTCAACGTACCTGGTGCTTATCTGTGAGTCTATTCCCCACCCAGCAAACATTGAGGCTCCTCTGGATTCTAGAACGTTCCTCAGCCGCCACACTTTAGATATGCGCTTCACCTACTGCGATGAGAG gatCACAGAGCTGTTGGGTTTTGATCCAGTGGATCTGTTGCAGCATTCTGTGTATGAATACTATCATGCGCTGGATTCTGACCACATGACCAAAACGCACCACAACC TGTTTGTAAAGGGACAAGTGTGTACCGGACAGTACCGGCTGCTGGCTAAATCAGGAGGATTTGTTTGGGCCGAGACTCAGGCCACTGTGATCTATAACAGTAAAAACTCCCAGCCACAGTGTGTGGTCTGCGTCAACTACATCCTCAG TGGAATTGAACAGCCCAAACAAATCCTGTCCCTTCAGCAaaccaacaacaaaaaaataaaacaggaacAGGAAGAACACCAAGAGGAGTCCCTTGGGGCTGAAGTAACCATGGCTGAGTTAAAAGAGAAGGGAAAACAGAGGGATGGAAAGGAAGAAGAGCCTGTGGGTGAGGAGCTAAATGACAGCCTGAAGGGGGAACCAGAGGCTCTGACTGTGGTAGACCCTGTCCTCACACTGGATATCACCAACACAG ACTCAGCGATCTCTGTGCTGACAGATATTCCCCTCTACAACGATGTCATGTTGCCCTCTTCAAGTGTACTGCTACCCCTCTCACCCCTCTCACCTCCCTGTTCCTCCCTAAATGATGATGATGCCTCCACAGCCCATCTACAACCTGACGACTTCCGCTTCCCACAATCTTCGTCTTCTGATTCTTCCAGATCCCAGGTGGAGACTAGTCACCATTTTATA GTTGATCTCCCTGTGGATTCAGAATTAAGTGACCAGCTAAAACCAGATCACGTGGAGAGACTGTTTTCCATGGATATGGAGTCCAAGACACACTTTAATACACAG GGAGTGGGTTTGGATCTGGAGATGTTAGCTCCATACATTCCCATGGATGATGATTTCCAGCTGCGGACTGTTTCTCCAGCCCAGTCGATGTGTTCCAGCCCAGGTTCAGCACTAGAACTGACCCCCTCCAGCAGCAGGCAAACTGCCCCTGCTATCCCAGCAGCCCCTCCAGTCTTGGTGTCCAGTGACACCGTTCAGCAGAACACTAGATCCACAGAGCAGGACAACAGCAG AGAAGTTATTCAAGACAGTGATATTTCTTCTAAATGTCAGACCAACCCGAAGCTACTCAAGAGGAAACTTGAGACCATACCTCTGTCTGAAGCAATAAGGCTG GGGTCTGTGTTGCAGTTGGTGACTGATTTTCCCGAGAAAAAGATCAGAAAATCAGATGCTTCATCAGCAGAAGGGATTCGTCATGCCACGATACTGTTGCTGCCATCTG ATGTCGCCAGTAGATTGTTGAGCAGATCGTCAGAGGGTGGAGCCATAACTATGCCCCTCCCCCAGCTTACCCGTTACGACTGTGAGGTAAATGCGCCTGTGACTGGACGGCAGCACCTGTTACAGGGGGAGGAGCTACTGTGTGCCTTGGACCTAGTTATTTAA